A genome region from Eurosta solidaginis isolate ZX-2024a chromosome 2, ASM4086904v1, whole genome shotgun sequence includes the following:
- the LOC137241020 gene encoding retinoid-inducible serine carboxypeptidase-like, producing MRVDIICILLVICVTVTTAKSGYGPGEQDWGFFDVRKGAHMFYWLYYTTANVTSYTQRPLAIWLQGGPGASATGYGNFEELGPLDLYGLKRNHSWVQEMNVLFIDNPVGSGFSYVDNLLHLTKNNNEIALDLVSFMKGFYQLHPEFETVPLHIFCESYGGKMAPEFALELYNAIQRGDLRSNFKSVALGDPWTSPIDSVLAWAPLLLQMGIVDQDGFEKIAASAAKTEELIKEGKWMQATNQWGATETIIAIESKGVDFYNIERPTKGDRFSQLLLRSSNIQQFMYRTMVQYDVDEDRDQILDDLMRGPVTRALNVTSGKRWGSQSSITFTRLQGDFMKPVVHIVEKLLNYTNLKVGVYSGQLDLICATPGTVNWVNKMQWSYKSEYTAAPRIAINVNRVLEGYERSAGNFTMLWINRAGHMVPEDNPAGMSYILRKYTNFG from the exons CTAAATCCGGATATGGACCTGGCGAACAGGATTGGGGTTTTTTTGATGTGCGCAAAGGTGCGCATATGTTCTATTGGCTTTATTATACCACAGCTAATGTGACGAGCTATACACAACGTCCACTGGCGATTTGGTTGCAAGGTGGACCAGGAGCATCCGCTACAGGATATGGAAATTTCGAAGAATTGGGACCACTCGATTTATATGGCCTAAAGCGTAACCATTCTTGGGTGCAGGAGATGAATGTTCTATTTATTGATAATCCTGTTGGTAGTGGTTTCAGTTATGTTGATAATCTCTTACATCTTACTAAGAATAATAATGAAATAGCATTGGATTTAGTAAGTTTCATGAAAGGTTTCTACCAGCTACATCCTGAATTCGAAACAGTGCCTTTGCATATATTCTGTGAAAGTTATGGTGGTAAAATGGCACCCGAATTCGCATTGGAATTATATAATGCGATTCAACGTGGTGATTTGCGTAGCAATTTTAAATCCGTTGCATTGGGAGATCCATGGACATCGCCAATTGATTCTGTATTGGCATGGGCGCCGCTGCTGTTACAAATG GGTATTGTGGATCAGGATGGTTTTGAGAAAATCGCTGCCTCAGCTGCAAAAACTGAAGAATTGATTAAAGAAGGAAAATGGATGCAGGCGACTAATCAATGGGGTGCGACGGAAACTATCATAGCGATTGAATCAAAAGGTGTTGACTTTTATAATATTGAAAGACCAACAAAAGGCGATAGATTTTCTCAGCTATTGCTAAGATCTAGCAACATACAGC aaTTCATGTATCGTACTATGGTGCAATATGATGTTGATGAGGACCGTGATCAAATATTGGATGATTTGATGCGTGGCCCAGTTACAAGAGCTTTAAATGTTACGTCAGGAAAAAGGTGGGGATCACAAAGTAGTATAACATTCACACGATTACAAGGAGACTTCATGAAGCCGGTGGTACATATTG TTGAGAAATTGCTGAATTACACTAATTTAAAAGTTGGCGTATACTCGGGACAATTAGATTTGATTTGTGCCACTCCTGGTACGGTTAATTGGGTTAATAAGATGCAATGGTCATACAAATCTGAATACACAGCTGCACCACGTATTGCTATTAATGTGAATCGAGTTTTAGAGGGATATGAAAGGAGCGCAGGCAACTTTACCATGCTTTGGATAAATCGAGCCGGACATATGGTCCCAGAAGATAATCCTGCTGGGATGAGTTATATTCTTAGAAAGTATACAAATTTTGGTTAA